The following are encoded in a window of Arctopsyche grandis isolate Sample6627 chromosome 4, ASM5162203v2, whole genome shotgun sequence genomic DNA:
- the MsrA gene encoding methionine sulfoxide reductase A isoform X1 encodes MLLMMTHRKETPPYFSMGLVPRHHVDVPVKKATFGMGCFWSNDSLFGARLGVVRTRVGYAGGTAKTPYYRNIGDHTEVIEIDYDPKQISFGELLDMFWNNHEYGLTSKIKRQYMSLILYHDDEQKELAESTYKTIETERNVKLRTEIAPAGPFYPAEDYHQKYRLQGHKDFCKDIGLHGGEMLHKSHLAARLNGYLVGVGGLEQFEKELESLGLNEKQAEYVKRELKRNEGGGLAC; translated from the exons ATGTTGCTAATGATGACACATAGAAAAGAAACACCACCATATTTCTCCATG GGACTAGTTCCACGCCATCATGTGGACGTGCCCGTGAAGAAGGCAACTTTCGGAATGGGATGCTTTTGGTCCAACGATTCATTGTTCGGAGCACGCTTGGGGGTAGTTCGTACAAGGGTTGGTTACGCTGGAGGAACTGCGAAGACACCCTACTATagaaatat CGGTGATCATACAGAGGTTATAGAAATTGATTATGATCCAAAGCAGATTTCTTTTGGCGAGCTTTTGGATATGTTTTGGAACAATCATGAATACGGACTGACCTCAAAGATCAAGAGACAG TATATGTCCTTAATTTTATATCACGACGACGAACAAAAAGAACTTGCTGAAAGTACGTACAAAACTATAGAAACAGAACGCAATGTTAAACTCCGCACTGAAATCGCTCCTGCCGGTCCGTTCTATCCAGCCGAAGA CTACCATCAGAAGTATAGATTGCAAGGGCACAAAGACTTTTGTAAGGACATTGGACTTCATGGCGGTGAAATGCTACATAAATCTCATTTAGCAGCTAGACTTAATGGATACCTAGTTGGTGTGGGTGGACTTGAACAATTCGAAAAAGAGCTTGAAAGCCTTGGTTTAAACGAAAAGCAAGCTGAATATGTGAAACGGGAACTGAAACGCAACGAAGGCGGTGGATTAGCTTGCTGA
- the MsrA gene encoding methionine sulfoxide reductase A isoform X2 — translation MLNFFSKFSTKMKPPNGLVPRHHVDVPVKKATFGMGCFWSNDSLFGARLGVVRTRVGYAGGTAKTPYYRNIGDHTEVIEIDYDPKQISFGELLDMFWNNHEYGLTSKIKRQYMSLILYHDDEQKELAESTYKTIETERNVKLRTEIAPAGPFYPAEDYHQKYRLQGHKDFCKDIGLHGGEMLHKSHLAARLNGYLVGVGGLEQFEKELESLGLNEKQAEYVKRELKRNEGGGLAC, via the exons ATGCTCAATTTCTTCTCCAAGTTCAGCACTAAGATGAAACCGCCGAAC GGACTAGTTCCACGCCATCATGTGGACGTGCCCGTGAAGAAGGCAACTTTCGGAATGGGATGCTTTTGGTCCAACGATTCATTGTTCGGAGCACGCTTGGGGGTAGTTCGTACAAGGGTTGGTTACGCTGGAGGAACTGCGAAGACACCCTACTATagaaatat CGGTGATCATACAGAGGTTATAGAAATTGATTATGATCCAAAGCAGATTTCTTTTGGCGAGCTTTTGGATATGTTTTGGAACAATCATGAATACGGACTGACCTCAAAGATCAAGAGACAG TATATGTCCTTAATTTTATATCACGACGACGAACAAAAAGAACTTGCTGAAAGTACGTACAAAACTATAGAAACAGAACGCAATGTTAAACTCCGCACTGAAATCGCTCCTGCCGGTCCGTTCTATCCAGCCGAAGA CTACCATCAGAAGTATAGATTGCAAGGGCACAAAGACTTTTGTAAGGACATTGGACTTCATGGCGGTGAAATGCTACATAAATCTCATTTAGCAGCTAGACTTAATGGATACCTAGTTGGTGTGGGTGGACTTGAACAATTCGAAAAAGAGCTTGAAAGCCTTGGTTTAAACGAAAAGCAAGCTGAATATGTGAAACGGGAACTGAAACGCAACGAAGGCGGTGGATTAGCTTGCTGA